A single window of Acidimicrobiia bacterium DNA harbors:
- a CDS encoding Gfo/Idh/MocA family oxidoreductase, with the protein MRRQVGLAIIGSGRIGSLRARLASEHPAVGFLAVSDRDATAAGRLSELVGADFSTGNNAEAIGHPEVTAVVVATSEGEHVEAVLLALSLGKPVLVEKPIALTLADADRILRAAAASDAELRVGYSRRFRRRYHVAKEQIVTGRMGTLLGGVARVYNSRSQALAMLGRNPDATPVVDALTYYVDLMNWFFEGRRLVEVSAVGQRGVLEAAGYQTDDLTWAMLRYDDGAALNLGVCYSLPEKYPALGHSARVELIGTDGVMLLDDDHTDQVMYSDHGVPHVYLPDHNVNAVFLSSGTPGDWALGEFIGPLAAETRAWLDHLATGKACQLATPQEARATLEATLAIERAAATGLTIRLPLD; encoded by the coding sequence ATGCGTAGGCAGGTTGGCCTGGCGATCATCGGATCGGGTCGGATCGGTTCGTTGCGGGCCCGACTCGCCTCGGAGCATCCGGCCGTAGGGTTCCTCGCCGTTTCCGATCGTGACGCGACTGCCGCCGGGCGGTTGTCAGAATTAGTCGGCGCCGACTTCTCGACCGGCAATAACGCCGAGGCCATCGGGCATCCCGAGGTCACCGCGGTGGTCGTGGCTACGAGCGAGGGGGAGCATGTCGAGGCCGTCCTGCTCGCCTTGAGTCTCGGCAAACCGGTTCTGGTGGAGAAACCAATTGCCCTGACTTTGGCCGATGCCGACCGGATTCTGAGGGCTGCCGCGGCGAGCGATGCCGAGCTGCGGGTTGGCTACAGCCGGCGATTCAGGCGCCGGTACCACGTCGCCAAAGAACAGATCGTGACCGGTCGGATGGGAACACTGCTCGGGGGAGTCGCCAGGGTGTACAACTCGCGTTCGCAAGCGCTGGCAATGCTTGGCAGGAATCCCGATGCCACCCCCGTTGTGGATGCCTTGACCTACTACGTCGACCTCATGAACTGGTTTTTCGAAGGGCGCCGGCTGGTCGAGGTCAGTGCCGTCGGCCAGCGGGGTGTCTTGGAAGCCGCCGGGTATCAGACTGATGATCTGACGTGGGCGATGTTGCGGTATGACGACGGCGCCGCGCTTAACCTTGGCGTGTGCTACTCGCTACCTGAGAAGTACCCCGCCTTGGGCCACTCGGCTCGCGTAGAGCTGATCGGGACCGATGGTGTCATGTTGCTCGACGACGACCACACCGACCAGGTGATGTACAGCGATCATGGCGTGCCGCATGTCTACCTGCCGGACCACAACGTCAATGCGGTGTTTCTGTCGAGCGGCACTCCTGGAGATTGGGCACTGGGCGAGTTCATCGGGCCTCTGGCAGCAGAGACGCGTGCCTGGCTCGATCACCTGGCCACCGGCAAAGCCTGTCAGCTGGCTACCCCCCAAGAAGCCAGGGCGACGTTGGAGGCAACCCTGGCGATCGAGCGAGCCGCCGCTACCGGTCTGACGATTCGCCTGCCTCTCGATTGA